Below is a genomic region from Persicimonas caeni.
ACGGTTGGGCTAGCCCGCGACCGCGCCCCCGCCCGCGACCGCGCCCCCGTAGTTCAACCTGAAAGGCGTGCAGAACTGCGACTCCGCTGCGGATGCACGACTAAGGACGATTGGGACCAACAGCCAAATCGACCTCATTGCAGTGAAACGACGGGGCGGGGGCGCGGTCGCGGGCGTGGGCGCGGGTACAGGACAACGGGACGTGGTCGCAGCTGTGCTCCACCCGGATTATTGTTGGGCGACTCGATTGAGAATCATGCTATTCAACATCGACACAACTCGCTTGAGCAACCATTTACCCTGTTCGTGGTCATGATCGCTGATCAGTCGTCGCACCTGCAGCGCGTCGTAGACGGCCGCAGATTCGAACGCCGACCCGCGGGCAATCGTGTAGAAGTTGGCCTTGTCGGCAGGCAACCGCTTTCCGGCGCCTTCCGCAATGTTCAGCATGATCGAGGTCGATGCTCGGTCGAGCTGATCCTTCAGCTTACTGTGCCCTCGCGGGATTGCTTCCAAGGTTCCGGATGTCAGTGCAAAGAACTCCAGGGCAACACCGTAAACTTCGAGCTTCTCGTGACCTAACATTTTATAGCCTCCAGTACGTTGAGTAGTAGGTGGATATCGTCTCCCCCTCGTATTGGTTTTCGGCAAAATCGCAGATTTGTTGCGTGATCTGGCTGATATTTTTTTCAGCGAGCGTCGCCGGTGGTTTGAATTGTCTCGTGTTTTCAGTTTCTTACGGTGCTCTTCTTCGGCGGTGCGTTCCATCCGGATCTCTGTTTGCCATCCACAAGCGTTGTCAGAGCCGGCAACATCCCGCGACCGCGCCCTCGCCCGCGACCGCGCCCCGTAGTTCAACCTGCAGGGCGTGCAGAACTACGACTCCGCTCCGGATGCACGAATTGGGTCGATTGGGACCAACAGGCAAACCGACCTCATTGCAGTGAAACGACGGGGCGGGGGCGCGGCCGCGGGTGCTGGGCTCCGCAGGGGCCAAGGCCCCGCTCCGCCAACGGCACGGCTCTCCCCCCGATCCCAAACCATTCGGGAATCCCGCGGACGATAATCCCGTTGTATCTTTGGATAGAATTTCCCAAGCTTCCGCCTGTACCTATACTCAGGCGAGAATAAATAGAGAACGGCAAGGCAGCGAGGATCACCGATGGCGTCTGCATGGGCGTTGATAGAGGATGACGGGCAGCTTCTGTTCGTAAGGCGGGCTCTCGATTTGGGCCGCGGCGGGCAGTGGTGCCCGCCGGGTGGCACCATCTGGAAAGATGAGTGGCCGGAGGTGGCCTGCGTGCGCGAGGCTTTCGAGGAGACCGGGCTTCGGGTGACGGTCAAGCGACCGATCGCCAAGTTCGAGTCGGCCTGGTACTTTTTGTGCTCGCTGAACAACGGGCGCGGGGACATGAAGCTCAGGCCGCGCGAGTGCATCGACGCGCGCTGGGTCATGCCGCGCGAGTTGCTCGGCCTGGGCACGGTCATGGACCTGCGCCGGATCATCCCGCTTTTGGAGTTGTCGGGGTTTCGCGCCCCGTCGATGCCGCGCGGGTTGGAGCCGGCGGTGCCCGAAAAGCTATTCTGAGGGAGCTTCGGGCGGCGCACAGATGCCGCCAACTCCGTCGACGTAGAGCCCGGCTTGACCGTGGATACCAGTGAGCACGCTTCCGGGCGGACATCGTAGCCGAAAGCTTGTTTCGCCCGTCGATTTAGAGGGGCGATTCGCAGTTGGGCTGCATGTCGGCTCGAGATGCTCGATCAGCCCTTCGGCGTGACCCTCGAGGCCGACGGCGAGTTCTCCTTCGGGGCATCGAAGCTCGTCGGGGCCGTCGGCTGAGCGGTGCTTCCCCTTCCAAGGTCCCACCGTGCCTTGTTGACGCGGTTGTTGCTGGCGCTGTTGGTCGCCAACCGGCGCGCACGATGCTTGAAGCGCACCCACGACCTCACCGTCCCTGGCGCGGTGGATATTCAGGCCGGCGATCGCCTGGCCTTCTGGACACTCCCATACAAATGCCGAGCCTCCCTTGCCTCCCACGGCGCGAAGGTAAATCACGTCGCTATCTTGCTCGACCTTCCATAGCGAGTAGTGCTTCCCCCGCTCGACCTCGACGAGCTGGCTTTGCAGCGTCTTGTCGCGGCGCATCATTTTCGTGGCGCGACGTCGGTCGTCTTTGGTCCACAGGACGTAGGGCGCCTCTTCGTCGGTGCACGCGATGAAGCCTGGCACCGCTTCGCCATCATAAAACCAGCCGCGGTGCCGGGCGTTGAAGAAGAGCGCCGGATGGCGCGAGGTGCTGACGAACTTCTCGCCCGGGGCGAGGTTTTTGCGCACCAGTCGGCTCGCCTCCTGGATGTCGGCGGGGACGTCGTCGTTGAAGTAGCCGTTCTCCCAGCCGCGGGTCGGTCCGAGCAGAATGTGGTAGCTGGTGACCGCATAGACGACCAGCGCGACAGCCGTGGCAGCGCGACCGGCATGGCCCGCGCGCCACAGGATTCGTGCGCCGACCCCGATGAGGATCGAGGCGGGCACCACGATCGGCAATTGGTAGTAGATATGCGTCTCGTTTCCTCGAAGTGTCGCACACACAAACAAGATGAACGCGATGGCCCACACCGCCGCGAAGCGGACGACCTCGCGCCCTCGAGCGCGGGTCGCGCCGACGACGGCGAGCATCAGACCGCTCCAGGTCAGGATGTCGAAGACGAGGCGCTCGGAGAGCTTTCGCCAGGTGGCTGGATCGCTAAAGATCTGCCAGTCGGTGAACTTGCTACCCGAGCGGTTCCCCCAGATGCCGAAGGTCCACGGAAAGTCGTGGGCGTAGAGCGACCAGGCGGCGACCGGCACGAGGATCGCCACTCCCCAGAGCCAGTATTGGGGCGTGCGCAGCGCTCCGACGAGTCCTTTGCGGCTGATGAAGAGATACAGCGCCGGAAATACCAGGAAGCCGTTGGACAGCTTGAGCAACAGCACGAGGGTGGCAAAGACCCCGCTGAGCACCGCGTCGGCGAGCCGATCGTCTTCGAGCCAGACCAACAGGTGGTACAGAAAGGCGATCCCGAAGAACAGCGACGGGCCGTCGGGCTGGATGGTTCGGGTAAAGTAGATCGACAGCGGCAGCAGACAGAGGGCGGCCACCGCCAGCAAGGCCTCGGATTCCTCGCCGCCCAGGCGAAGCACCATCAGGTACAGGTACAAGCAGGTCAGCGCGAAGAAGAGGAGCGAGATGGCGCGCAGGTACCACGCGGGCGGAAAGTCGACGCCCAGGGCGGCCAGAGGCAACGCGGCGAGCCAGCCGACGACCGGAAGCTCGGCCTCGACGAGACCAAAGGGCTCTCCTTGGAGCTCGCACGGGTAGCGATCGACGGTCGGGTGGAACGGGTTGAGCGTCTCGTCGAGGTAGCCGTGGGTGAACGCGGCGGTGTCGGCCTG
It encodes:
- a CDS encoding ArnT family glycosyltransferase, with protein sequence MLMGVGIRCYQLTEPGITDFHAWRQADTAAFTHGYLDETLNPFHPTVDRYPCELQGEPFGLVEAELPVVGWLAALPLAALGVDFPPAWYLRAISLLFFALTCLYLYLMVLRLGGEESEALLAVAALCLLPLSIYFTRTIQPDGPSLFFGIAFLYHLLVWLEDDRLADAVLSGVFATLVLLLKLSNGFLVFPALYLFISRKGLVGALRTPQYWLWGVAILVPVAAWSLYAHDFPWTFGIWGNRSGSKFTDWQIFSDPATWRKLSERLVFDILTWSGLMLAVVGATRARGREVVRFAAVWAIAFILFVCATLRGNETHIYYQLPIVVPASILIGVGARILWRAGHAGRAATAVALVVYAVTSYHILLGPTRGWENGYFNDDVPADIQEASRLVRKNLAPGEKFVSTSRHPALFFNARHRGWFYDGEAVPGFIACTDEEAPYVLWTKDDRRRATKMMRRDKTLQSQLVEVERGKHYSLWKVEQDSDVIYLRAVGGKGGSAFVWECPEGQAIAGLNIHRARDGEVVGALQASCAPVGDQQRQQQPRQQGTVGPWKGKHRSADGPDELRCPEGELAVGLEGHAEGLIEHLEPTCSPTANRPSKSTGETSFRLRCPPGSVLTGIHGQAGLYVDGVGGICAPPEAPSE
- a CDS encoding four helix bundle protein — its product is MERTAEEEHRKKLKTRDNSNHRRRSLKKISARSRNKSAILPKTNTRGRRYPPTTQRTGGYKMLGHEKLEVYGVALEFFALTSGTLEAIPRGHSKLKDQLDRASTSIMLNIAEGAGKRLPADKANFYTIARGSAFESAAVYDALQVRRLISDHDHEQGKWLLKRVVSMLNSMILNRVAQQ
- a CDS encoding NUDIX hydrolase — translated: MASAWALIEDDGQLLFVRRALDLGRGGQWCPPGGTIWKDEWPEVACVREAFEETGLRVTVKRPIAKFESAWYFLCSLNNGRGDMKLRPRECIDARWVMPRELLGLGTVMDLRRIIPLLELSGFRAPSMPRGLEPAVPEKLF